In Phycisphaerae bacterium, one genomic interval encodes:
- the gmd gene encoding GDP-mannose 4,6-dehydratase, translated as MKTALITGITGQDGSYLAELLLGKAYQVHGIIRRSSTFNTERLDSIYEDPHVASARLHLHYGDLSDSSMLASLIRRIEPQEIYHLGAQSHVRVSFDMPEYTADVTGLSCVRLLEAIRDTRVPCRLYQASSSEMFGAAPPPQNEDTAFVPRSPYAVAKVYGYWITVNYRQAYGMYAANGILFNHESPRRGETFVTRKITRAVAAIAAGRQKDLFLGNLDARRDWGYAPDYVEAMWLMLQQNEPDDYVIATGESHTVREFLESAFRLVNLNPEDYVRIDPRYFRPTEVDALLGDASKARRKLGWKPKTTFTDLVRIMVDADLKREGITNGLGSPTKAHL; from the coding sequence ATGAAGACAGCGTTGATCACAGGTATTACCGGCCAGGATGGATCGTATCTTGCGGAGTTGCTACTGGGCAAGGCTTACCAAGTCCACGGGATTATTCGTCGGAGCAGTACTTTTAACACCGAACGACTCGATAGCATCTACGAAGACCCGCATGTCGCTTCCGCTCGCCTCCATCTGCATTACGGCGATCTGAGCGATTCGAGCATGCTGGCCTCGCTGATCCGGAGAATCGAACCGCAGGAGATATACCATCTGGGTGCCCAGAGTCATGTTCGGGTGAGTTTCGACATGCCCGAATACACGGCCGACGTGACTGGCCTTTCGTGTGTCCGCCTGCTGGAGGCGATTAGGGACACAAGAGTTCCCTGCAGATTGTACCAGGCCTCCAGCAGCGAGATGTTTGGAGCGGCGCCACCTCCGCAGAACGAAGACACCGCCTTTGTTCCACGGAGTCCGTATGCGGTCGCCAAAGTGTACGGCTACTGGATTACGGTGAACTACCGTCAGGCATATGGCATGTACGCCGCCAACGGGATCCTGTTCAATCACGAATCTCCACGACGCGGTGAGACTTTTGTCACGCGCAAGATCACACGGGCGGTCGCAGCGATCGCGGCTGGGAGGCAAAAAGACCTTTTCCTGGGCAATCTGGACGCCCGGCGTGATTGGGGTTACGCGCCCGACTATGTCGAGGCCATGTGGCTCATGCTTCAGCAGAATGAGCCGGACGACTATGTCATCGCTACCGGCGAGTCGCACACCGTTCGGGAGTTCCTGGAATCGGCGTTCCGACTGGTCAACCTCAATCCGGAGGACTACGTGCGAATCGACCCGCGCTACTTTCGCCCTACAGAGGTTGATGCCCTGCTCGGCGACGCCAGCAAGGCTCGCCGCAAACTCGGCTGGAAGCCCAAGACGACGTTCACAGACCTGGTTCGAATCATGGTCGACGCCGACCTCAAACGTGAAGGTATCACGAATGGCCTGGGATCGCCGACAAAGGCGCATCTGTGA